From Bacteroidales bacterium, the proteins below share one genomic window:
- the lptE gene encoding LPS assembly lipoprotein LptE → MKKNLFIVLLFSFTIISSCGIYRFSGASLHPDDKTVTIKFFPNRAAIVNPNLSQLFTESLKDRFISQTNLELVDFNGDLMFEGEIVSYNTKPVAVTQSEQAEYNRLTITVRVKYTSVNNEKYNFNTSFSRYDDYLSSELLTDVEDGLTEIIVKELIDDIFNKSVVNW, encoded by the coding sequence ATGAAAAAAAATTTATTTATTGTTTTATTATTCAGTTTTACAATTATAAGTTCTTGCGGAATTTATAGATTTTCAGGTGCGTCATTACATCCGGATGATAAAACAGTAACAATAAAATTTTTTCCTAACAGAGCTGCTATTGTTAACCCTAATCTAAGCCAGCTGTTTACAGAAAGTTTAAAAGACAGATTTATTTCTCAAACAAATCTTGAATTGGTAGATTTTAACGGAGATTTAATGTTCGAAGGCGAAATTGTTTCATACAACACAAAGCCTGTTGCGGTAACACAAAGCGAACAAGCAGAATACAACAGATTAACAATTACCGTAAGAGTAAAATATACAAGTGTAAATAATGAGAAGTATAATTTTAACACCTCATTTTCAAGATATGACGATTATTTAAGTTCTGAATTATTAACAGATGTTGAAGACGGTTTAACCGAAATAATTGTAAAAGAACTTATTGATGATATATTTAATAAATCAGTTGTAAACTGGTAA
- a CDS encoding sigma-54 dependent transcriptional regulator has product MTVQQIKQRFGIIGNYPGLNRAIDIAMQVAATDLSVLISGESGTGKEMFPQIIHQLSARKHNNYIAVNCGAIPEGTIDSELFGHEKGSFTGAVKSRKGYFEEADKGTIFLDEVGELPLSTQVRLLRVLETGEYIKVGSSQAMKTDVRVVVATNVNLQKAVQKGKFREDLYYRLNTVPITIPPLRHRTEDIHLLFRKFAQDFSEKYRMPPVKLDAEAKVLLENYRWKGNVRQLKNISEQISIIEENRLINAETIKKYLPEEYDQLPMVYEGSVNKEDFANEREILYKILFDMRNEINELKTIVRGLAQNSENRVNISDNFLREEQRINNVSDNIFNVKDDFVQTPGEKDKFDKREAFIEDTEEIVEESLSLKDKEIELIQKALNKHRGKRKYAALELGISERTLYRKLKEYNINT; this is encoded by the coding sequence ATGACGGTACAACAAATAAAACAAAGATTCGGAATAATAGGCAATTACCCCGGATTAAACAGAGCAATTGATATTGCAATGCAAGTAGCTGCTACCGATTTATCCGTATTAATTTCGGGTGAAAGCGGAACAGGAAAAGAAATGTTCCCTCAAATTATACATCAATTAAGTGCAAGAAAACACAACAATTATATTGCAGTAAATTGCGGTGCAATTCCGGAAGGAACTATTGACTCTGAACTTTTCGGACATGAAAAAGGGTCTTTTACCGGTGCCGTTAAAAGCAGAAAAGGTTATTTTGAAGAAGCAGACAAAGGAACTATTTTCTTAGATGAAGTTGGAGAATTGCCGCTGTCAACTCAAGTAAGATTACTGCGTGTTCTTGAAACCGGAGAATATATTAAAGTAGGTTCTTCGCAAGCAATGAAAACGGATGTAAGAGTTGTTGTAGCAACAAATGTTAACCTGCAAAAAGCAGTTCAAAAAGGAAAATTCAGAGAAGATTTGTATTACAGATTAAATACAGTTCCGATTACTATTCCTCCTTTAAGACACAGAACAGAAGACATACACCTTTTGTTCCGAAAATTTGCACAAGATTTTTCGGAAAAATACAGAATGCCGCCGGTAAAACTTGACGCAGAAGCAAAAGTTTTGCTCGAAAACTACAGGTGGAAAGGAAATGTCAGGCAATTAAAGAATATATCGGAACAAATTTCAATAATAGAAGAAAACAGATTAATTAATGCAGAAACAATAAAAAAATACCTTCCTGAAGAGTATGATCAATTACCTATGGTCTATGAAGGCTCTGTGAATAAAGAAGATTTTGCAAATGAACGAGAAATTTTATACAAAATTCTTTTTGATATGCGAAATGAAATTAATGAATTAAAAACAATAGTAAGAGGATTGGCACAAAATTCAGAAAACAGAGTTAATATTTCCGATAATTTCTTAAGAGAAGAACAAAGGATTAATAATGTATCGGATAATATTTTTAATGTAAAAGATGATTTTGTGCAAACCCCGGGAGAAAAAGATAAATTTGATAAACGAGAAGCCTTTATTGAAGATACAGAAGAAATTGTTGAAGAATCTTTGTCTTTAAAAGATAAAGAAATTGAATTAATCCAAAAAGCACTAAATAAACACAGAGGTAAAAGAAAATATGCAGCATTAGAGCTGGGAATTTCGGAACGAACTTTGTATAGAAAACTTAAAGAGTACAATATCAATACATAA
- the kdsB gene encoding 3-deoxy-manno-octulosonate cytidylyltransferase, with the protein MKILAIIPARYSSVRFPGKPLIDIGGKPMIERVYERVFNVIDNVIIATDDYRIADTVKQFGGNYVMTSNAHKSGTDRCAEALLLFEESSGKQFDAVINIQGDEPFIEKEQLKKVIELIKKPNTQIASLVKKIDNNEDIFNSDKPKVVLDKYNFAIYFSRSPIPFIRDSKREKWHLKHNFLKHIGIYAYKSKVLQEITKLKQSKLETAESLEQNRWVENGYKIALDYTDVESISVDTKSDLDKILKKHF; encoded by the coding sequence ATGAAAATACTTGCAATTATACCTGCCCGATATTCTTCTGTTAGGTTTCCGGGAAAACCGCTTATTGATATCGGAGGAAAACCAATGATTGAAAGAGTATATGAAAGAGTTTTTAATGTTATTGATAATGTTATTATTGCTACTGACGATTATAGAATTGCAGATACGGTAAAACAATTTGGAGGTAATTATGTAATGACATCGAATGCCCATAAAAGCGGAACCGACAGATGTGCAGAGGCATTGTTGCTTTTTGAAGAAAGTTCCGGCAAACAATTTGATGCAGTTATAAATATTCAAGGTGACGAACCTTTTATTGAAAAAGAACAATTAAAAAAAGTAATTGAGTTGATTAAAAAGCCGAATACTCAAATAGCAAGTTTGGTAAAAAAGATAGATAATAATGAAGATATTTTTAATTCTGACAAACCGAAAGTCGTTCTTGATAAATATAATTTTGCAATTTATTTCAGCAGATCTCCGATACCGTTTATAAGAGATTCGAAAAGAGAAAAATGGCATTTAAAACATAACTTTTTAAAACATATAGGAATTTATGCGTATAAAAGCAAAGTTTTGCAAGAAATAACAAAATTAAAACAAAGTAAATTAGAAACAGCAGAATCTTTAGAACAAAACAGATGGGTTGAGAATGGTTACAAAATTGCACTTGATTATACTGATGTTGAAAGTATTTCTGTTGATACAAAAAGTGATTTAGATAAAATATTAAAAAAACATTTTTAA
- a CDS encoding T9SS type A sorting domain-containing protein, whose product MNKITKILFSAFLFFSVFASYSAKAQGFSDGKTTIVGFIPNYDVLIYPNPVTNNKFYVRSDRVIKSVEVMNILGQNIKTVNNETNVPYNILVELGDIRDIKKGMYMVRITFDDEQSIIQKIILK is encoded by the coding sequence ATGAATAAAATTACTAAAATATTATTTTCAGCATTTTTATTTTTTTCTGTTTTTGCTTCATACTCTGCAAAAGCACAAGGATTTTCAGATGGAAAAACGACTATAGTCGGATTTATTCCGAACTATGATGTTTTGATTTACCCTAATCCTGTTACAAATAATAAGTTTTATGTCAGATCTGACAGAGTAATCAAATCAGTTGAGGTAATGAATATTTTAGGACAAAATATTAAAACTGTTAACAATGAAACAAATGTTCCTTATAATATTCTTGTTGAATTAGGAGATATAAGAGATATAAAGAAAGGAATGTATATGGTAAGAATAACTTTTGATGATGAACAATCAATAATACAAAAAATAATATTAAAATAA
- a CDS encoding GSCFA domain-containing protein, translating to MSESEKINFRTVIKPVNFDFEISYKSKTMFIGSCFTENIGKKLTESKFNIDINPFGILYNPVSIKNSLDILLEKRIFTKDDIFYHNEQWHSYFHHSRFSKDDKNKILDDINVRINNSSEYLKNADYLSITFGTSWIFENIESGNVVSNCHKVPAKMFKRRLLTETEISEIYFGLLNRLKEFNPELKIIFTVSPVRHLKDGFAQNSLSKSLLRTATERIINDTENCCYFPAFEIMNDDLRDYRFYNSDMLHPNELAINYIFNYFKSSFFSNETVKIYKEIKKIIKAKQHRAFFPNSPEYKKFATYNVSLIEKINKEFSFIDFSEELSFFRNI from the coding sequence ATGTCGGAATCGGAAAAAATTAATTTCAGAACTGTAATAAAGCCTGTAAATTTTGATTTTGAGATTTCTTATAAGTCAAAAACTATGTTTATCGGTTCTTGCTTTACTGAAAATATCGGAAAAAAGTTGACGGAATCTAAGTTTAATATTGATATAAATCCTTTCGGAATTTTATACAATCCTGTTTCAATTAAAAACTCACTTGATATTCTTTTAGAAAAAAGAATTTTCACTAAAGATGATATTTTTTACCATAATGAACAATGGCACAGTTATTTTCATCATAGCAGATTCTCAAAAGATGATAAAAATAAAATATTGGATGATATTAATGTTAGAATTAATAATTCTTCTGAATATTTGAAAAATGCCGATTATTTGTCTATAACTTTTGGAACTTCTTGGATATTTGAAAATATAGAATCAGGTAATGTTGTTTCAAATTGCCATAAAGTTCCGGCAAAGATGTTTAAAAGACGATTGCTGACAGAAACTGAAATTTCTGAAATATATTTTGGTTTATTAAATCGGCTTAAAGAATTTAATCCCGAATTAAAAATTATTTTTACCGTAAGTCCTGTAAGACATTTGAAAGACGGTTTTGCACAAAACAGTTTAAGTAAATCATTATTAAGGACAGCAACCGAGAGGATTATAAACGATACGGAAAACTGCTGTTACTTTCCTGCATTCGAAATCATGAATGATGATTTGAGAGATTACCGTTTTTATAATTCAGATATGTTGCATCCAAATGAACTTGCAATAAACTATATTTTCAACTATTTTAAAAGTTCTTTTTTTTCAAATGAAACGGTAAAAATATATAAAGAAATTAAGAAAATAATAAAAGCAAAACAACACAGAGCTTTTTTTCCGAATTCACCTGAATATAAAAAATTTGCAACGTATAATGTCAGCTTAATAGAAAAAATAAACAAAGAATTCAGTTTCATCGATTTCTCAGAAGAACTTTCATTTTTCAGAAACATCTAA
- a CDS encoding HAMP domain-containing histidine kinase: MKKESDIYRLRYRNYINDITEKRINSVVIISIFLLLFLCISDVFIRNNVNAIYTRIPPLLIGGILISLRNLKRFKRKSLLTSLYNFLLATLLAMMFAKYLIHLNSETESISISSIITAIFIVSLEIRTNLVYTILIYLIPFILFFIVLFSFFSATKEQLLPFINVFIMIIVGFSINRIQNNLRYKNFKSGFLLNVEKQKLFEKNKELQNYQNKLQDLVEEKTKSLQIALKKVKESDELKTSFLQNISHEIRTPMNAVLGFVHLLSEKNKEAEKEFEIIDKNLRQLLKTIDDIILLSELQTKQFKITPVKFAVNSFMKSQCESTKKNIEENLKPILVSYKKDAENDIKIKTDKDILSKIFSYILENAVKFSDSGEIKLSYKIENNQIIFIISDNGIGISDKNLLFVFDLFRKFENSNNIFRGVGIGLSIAKELTNILNGKITIKSKEKKGTTVEIILPANKN; the protein is encoded by the coding sequence ATGAAAAAAGAATCTGATATATACAGATTAAGGTATCGAAATTATATAAACGATATAACTGAAAAAAGAATTAATTCTGTAGTTATTATCAGTATATTTCTTTTATTATTCCTTTGTATATCCGATGTTTTTATCAGAAATAATGTTAATGCCATATATACAAGAATACCGCCTTTATTAATCGGGGGTATATTAATCAGTTTGAGAAACTTAAAACGTTTCAAAAGAAAATCTTTATTAACATCTTTATATAACTTCCTGTTAGCAACACTTCTTGCAATGATGTTTGCTAAATACCTAATTCATCTTAACTCCGAAACAGAATCAATAAGTATTTCAAGCATAATTACGGCTATTTTTATAGTTTCTCTTGAAATACGCACAAACTTAGTTTATACAATTTTAATTTATCTTATCCCTTTCATTCTTTTTTTTATAGTTCTGTTCTCTTTCTTTTCTGCTACAAAAGAACAGCTATTACCTTTTATTAATGTTTTTATAATGATAATAGTAGGTTTTTCAATTAACCGAATTCAAAATAATTTAAGATATAAAAATTTTAAAAGCGGATTCTTACTGAATGTTGAAAAACAAAAACTTTTTGAAAAAAATAAAGAACTGCAAAACTACCAAAACAAGCTTCAGGATTTAGTTGAGGAAAAGACAAAGTCGTTGCAAATTGCTCTGAAAAAAGTTAAAGAAAGTGATGAACTAAAAACATCTTTTTTACAAAACATATCACACGAGATAAGAACACCGATGAATGCTGTTCTTGGCTTTGTACATTTATTATCAGAAAAAAATAAAGAAGCCGAAAAAGAATTTGAAATTATTGATAAAAACCTAAGGCAATTATTAAAAACTATTGATGATATAATTCTGTTGTCTGAATTACAAACAAAACAATTTAAAATAACTCCTGTGAAATTTGCAGTTAATTCTTTTATGAAATCACAGTGTGAATCAACAAAAAAAAATATTGAAGAAAATCTGAAACCAATTTTAGTTTCATATAAAAAAGATGCAGAAAATGATATAAAAATAAAGACCGACAAAGATATTTTGAGTAAAATATTTTCTTACATACTTGAAAATGCAGTAAAATTTTCTGATTCAGGAGAAATTAAATTGTCATACAAAATAGAAAACAATCAAATTATATTTATAATATCAGATAACGGAATAGGAATTTCCGATAAAAATTTACTCTTTGTTTTCGATTTATTCAGAAAATTTGAAAACTCAAATAATATCTTTAGAGGTGTTGGAATAGGATTAAGTATTGCAAAAGAACTTACAAATATCTTAAACGGGAAAATTACTATAAAATCAAAAGAAAAAAAAGGAACAACAGTCGAAATTATTTTGCCTGCAAACAAAAATTGA